One genomic window of Polynucleobacter sp. HIN11 includes the following:
- the ftsB gene encoding cell division protein FtsB — protein MRLIIYSMLGLLIVIQYPLWFGQGGWLKAYELERQLDAQIQKNKALEIRNNKLAGDVKDLKEGTRAIEERARSEHGMLKEGEYFVQIVPKDGVPSSPNAAPVPATPKQ, from the coding sequence ATGCGCCTGATTATCTACTCGATGTTGGGGTTGCTGATCGTGATTCAGTATCCGCTCTGGTTTGGTCAGGGCGGATGGCTCAAGGCCTATGAGCTAGAGCGTCAGCTCGATGCGCAAATCCAGAAAAATAAAGCCTTAGAAATTCGGAACAATAAACTGGCTGGCGATGTAAAGGATTTAAAAGAGGGCACACGTGCAATTGAAGAACGGGCCCGATCAGAGCATGGGATGCTCAAAGAGGGCGAATATTTTGTGCAGATCGTACCAAAAGACGGCGTGCCCTCAAGCCCTAATGCCGCTCCAGTACCCGCAACACCCAAGCAATAG